From the genome of Candidatus Promineifilum breve, one region includes:
- a CDS encoding pyridoxamine 5'-phosphate oxidase family protein produces the protein MNHTTHQEGVKKLAELIKDIDIAMLTTVDEDGTLRSRPMSTQEVEFDGDLWFLTSDDTAKVGEISRENRVNVSYAKLDKQRFVSVSGTAEIVNDKAKIEELWSPIYKAYFPKGLDDPSLRLLKIHAEKAEYWESSGLIPTVIAFVQSMAGKEAEMGENEKIQLA, from the coding sequence ATGAACCACACCACGCATCAGGAAGGAGTCAAGAAGCTGGCCGAGTTGATCAAGGACATCGACATCGCCATGCTGACCACGGTGGACGAGGACGGCACGTTGCGCAGCCGGCCGATGAGCACCCAGGAAGTCGAGTTCGATGGCGACCTCTGGTTCCTCACCTCCGACGACACGGCCAAGGTGGGCGAGATCAGCCGCGAGAATCGGGTGAATGTCAGCTATGCCAAGCTGGACAAGCAGCGCTTCGTGTCGGTGTCGGGCACGGCCGAAATTGTCAATGACAAGGCCAAGATCGAAGAGCTGTGGTCGCCGATCTACAAGGCCTACTTCCCCAAGGGGCTGGATGATCCGTCGCTGCGCCTACTGAAGATCCACGCCGAGAAGGCCGAGTATTGGGAGTCGTCGGGCCTGATTCCGACGGTAATCGCCTTTGTCCAGTCGATGGCCGGCAAGGAAGCCGAAATGGGCGAGAACGAGAAGATTCAATTGGCGTAA